One segment of Pseudomonas asgharzadehiana DNA contains the following:
- a CDS encoding DnaJ C-terminal domain-containing protein, whose amino-acid sequence MDFKDYYKILGVEPSADDKEIKAAYRKLARKYHPDVSKEKDAEAKFKDASEAYEALKSADKRAEYDELRKYGQHGQPFQGPPGWQSRGGFGGGQDAGDFSDFFSSIFGSRGDAFGGGQRRPTGRKGQDVEMQLSVFLEETLSTESKQVTFQVPQYDASGRHVSNTTKSLNVKIPAGVTDGERIRLKAQGAPGIGGGANGDLYLIIKFAPHPKFEVDGENLIIDLPLAPWELALGTEVTVPTLTGKINLKVPAGSQNGQRMRAKGHGLLNKAGQRGYLFVQLKAVMPKQADDETIALWQALAKKANFNPRENF is encoded by the coding sequence ATGGATTTCAAAGACTACTACAAGATATTGGGTGTCGAGCCGAGCGCCGATGACAAGGAAATCAAGGCCGCCTATCGCAAGCTCGCGCGCAAATATCACCCGGATGTCAGCAAGGAAAAAGACGCCGAAGCCAAGTTCAAGGACGCGTCCGAAGCCTATGAGGCGCTTAAAAGCGCCGACAAACGCGCCGAGTACGACGAACTGCGCAAGTACGGCCAGCATGGCCAGCCGTTCCAGGGGCCACCGGGCTGGCAGAGCCGTGGCGGCTTTGGCGGCGGCCAGGACGCGGGCGATTTCTCGGACTTTTTCAGTTCGATCTTCGGCTCGCGCGGCGATGCCTTTGGTGGCGGCCAGCGCCGGCCCACCGGGCGTAAAGGCCAGGACGTGGAAATGCAGCTGTCGGTGTTCCTGGAGGAGACGCTGTCCACCGAGTCCAAGCAGGTCACCTTCCAGGTGCCGCAATACGACGCCTCGGGCCGGCACGTCAGCAACACCACCAAGAGCCTGAACGTGAAGATCCCCGCCGGCGTGACCGACGGTGAGCGCATCCGCCTCAAAGCGCAGGGCGCGCCGGGTATCGGTGGCGGGGCCAATGGCGATCTGTACCTGATCATCAAGTTCGCGCCGCACCCCAAGTTCGAAGTGGACGGTGAAAACCTGATCATCGACCTGCCATTGGCGCCGTGGGAATTGGCGTTGGGCACCGAAGTCACCGTGCCCACCCTCACCGGCAAGATCAACCTCAAGGTGCCGGCCGGCAGCCAGAACGGCCAGCGCATGCGTGCCAAGGGCCACGGTTTGCTGAACAAGGCCGGGCAGCGCGGCTACCTGTTTGTGCAACTCAAGGCGGTCATGCCCAAACAGGCCGACGACGAGACCATCGCGCTGTGGCAGGCACTGGCGAAAAAGGCCAACTTCAACCCGCGCGAAAACTTCTAA